From a single Molothrus ater isolate BHLD 08-10-18 breed brown headed cowbird chromosome Z, BPBGC_Mater_1.1, whole genome shotgun sequence genomic region:
- the CFAP53 gene encoding cilia- and flagella-associated protein 53 produces MAARPPPRPQPPHCSHTQRRREFTGCGPLPGEVALLAKPTKRDLFEETILAERALEEEQREQERDLRVLRHYHNVCDWHKGGEDKWMQRAAERKVRATLQQYLQEIEVRRERLRAFLEAEESRHLAEVNALDEEKAQQKEANMREQAKLLREKREQERLRVVAEKREQQFRNRCHEYREHCKKLSEKELGDCQLAQQALKEMLKREEKMQERELEEICEKELLAKDQEAELRAQEAAARIREMVDVRDAQVAVHAARREEKKQEIRQEAERLEKELHQLRKENEDLERKKRYQQKECREMWLKAVQDRQKHLDAEKQIQLAEEKAVLENDFEDTDREYEKIRNKKQTLLKEQLSYLDHLAEQLRREKEQEIEDEKIFKEERDKIWAERAEKLKQEREARFHMLRDVVNARQAQMEEKLQKNEERKIEIAEEKKAMAEAVRKFKYEEEEERKRKAQKAKEYRDQLATQIAYQQWLQKAEEEKRKKEEESNMEAERQYQEKIQFIRSMSNKFEVKPPTAEKALKPDS; encoded by the exons ATGGCGGCGCGGCCCCCGCCCCGTCCCCAGCCCCCTCACTGCTCTCACACACAGAGACGCCGGGAGTTCACCGGCTGCGGGCCGCTGCCGGGCGAAGTGGCACTG CTAGCCAAGCCCACCAAGAGAGACCTGTTTGAAGAGACGATTTTGGCTGAGAGGGcactggaggaggagcagcGCGAGCAAGAACGTGACCTGCGGGTGCTCCGCCACTACCACAATGTCTGCGACTGGCACAAGGGCGGCGAGGACAAATGGATGCAGCGTGCTGCCGAGAGGAAGGTCCGGGCAACGCTGCAGCAGTACCTGCAGGAGATCGAAGTGAGGAGAGAGAG GCTCCGTGCCTTtctggaggcagaggagagcaggcaCCTTGCTGAGGTGAACGCACTTGATGAGGAAAAGGCACAGCAGAAAGAAGCAAACATGAGGGAACAAGCAAAATTActgagggagaagagggagcAAGAAAGACTACGAGTGGTGGCTGAAAAACGAGAGCAACAGTTCAG AAACCGATGTCACGAGTATCGTGAACACTGCAAAAAACTGAGTGAGAAGGAGCTGGGTGACTGCCAGCTGGCCCAGCAGGCTCTGAAGGAGATGCTGAAAAGGGAGGAGAAGATGCAGGAGCGAGAGTTGGAAGAGATTTgtgagaaggagctgctggctaAGGACCAGGAAGCGGAGCTGAGGGCGCAGGAGGCGGCAGCGCGGATCCGGGAGATGGTGGATGTGCGTGATGCCCAGGTGGCCGTGCATGCCGCTCGCAGAGAGGAGAAGAAGCAGGAGATCAGACAGGAGGCTGAAAGGCTG GAAAAAGAGCTGCACCagttaaggaaagaaaatgaagaccTTGAGAGGAAGAAGCGATATCAGCAGAAGGAATGCAGGGAGATGTGGCTCaaagctgtgcaggacaggcagAAGCATCTTgatgcagaaaaacaaattcaacTTGCCGAAGAGAAGGCGGTCTTGGAAAATGATTTTGAGGACACCGACAGGGAATATGAGaagataagaaataaaaaa caaACGCTGTTGAAGGAACAACTTTCTTACCTGGATCATCTGGCTGAACAgctgaggagggagaaggagcaaGAAATAGAGGATGAGAAGATCTTCAAGGAAGAGAGGGATAAGATTTGGGCCGAGAGGGCTGAGAAACTGAAACAAGAGAGGGAAGCTCGATTTCACATGCTGAGAGATGTCGTGAACGCGAGGCAGGCGCAGATGGAGGAGAAGT tgcaGAAGaatgaagagaggaaaatagaGATTGCTGAAGAGAAGAAGGCAATGGCTGAAGCAgtcagaaaatttaaatatgaggaggaagaagaacgtaaaag AAAAGCACAGAAGGCCAAAGAATACAGAGACCAGCTCGCAACTCAAATTGCCTATCAACAGTGGCTCCAAAAagctgaggaagagaagaggaagaaagaagaagaatcAAATATGGAAGCAGAGAGACAGTACCAAGAAAAGATACAGTTCATTCGGTCAATGTCCAACAAGTTTGAAGTAAAGCCCCCCACTGCAGAAAAAGCACTAAAGCCTGACTCTTAA